Proteins encoded in a region of the Vicia villosa cultivar HV-30 ecotype Madison, WI linkage group LG5, Vvil1.0, whole genome shotgun sequence genome:
- the LOC131605016 gene encoding uncharacterized protein LOC131605016, giving the protein MSKLPQQMKEIHGMQMNSQVASCELCKGDHPTGFCPPPEGEEVNNVNNQHQGYQRQPPYHNNSYQRNSQGFQPSRFNNQHNQQQSPYQSPIPQGQSQQPQGGSSKLEDTLNQFMQVSMENQKTNVAAIKNLENQVGKLAKQLAEQQTGSSFSANTQPNPKEYCKAIVTRSGREVNNEANEEVIVEDDGFVVVEDEEDGIVVEKEKEKEEEEQLQINIPFVEALEHMPKYAKFLKDILTKKKRYPDNETIMLDVQCSAIIQRTLPRKETDPGRVILPVTIGGTYIGNGLIDLGSSINLIPLSIIKRLGNIEMKSTRMTLQLADKSTTSPYGVAQDILVKVDKFLFPVDFVVVDMEEDRDVPLILERPFMKTARMMIDIDDGLMKVRVQDEEVTFNLFEAMKHPKEKHDVFRMDVIEEEVVGVANHVHISSPLEKCLIGDYHNSFKDEEEEIEAILGRLESCGEIDQKEEKIEELDAEKKVEETKVELKLLPTHLKYVFLGENFTKPVIISSALSPKEENRLIEVLKRNEGALGWVLSDLKGISPAYCMHNIMMEDDFKPVA; this is encoded by the exons ATGTCGAAGCTCCCACAACAAATGAAGGAAATTCATGGAATGCAGATGAATTCTCAAGTAGCAAGCTGTGAACTTTGCAAAGGTGACCACCCTACCGGCTTTTGTCCACCACCCGAAGGAGAGGAAGTTAATAATGTGAACAACCAACATCAAGGCTATCAAAGGCAACCTCCATACCACAACAACTCTTATCAAAGGAACAGCCAAGGATTtcaaccatcaagattcaacaaccAACACAATCAACAGCAAAGTCCCTATCAAAGTCCAATTCCACAAGGTCAAAGTCAACAACCTCAAGGCGGAAGCTCAAAATTGGAAGATACTCTCAACCAATTCATGCAAGTTTCTATGGAGAATCAAAAGACTAATGTGGCTGCCATAAAGAATTTAGAGAATCAAGTGGGGAAGCTTGCAAAACAATTGGCCGAACAACAAACGGGATCTTCTTTTTCCGCAAACACTCAACCTAATCCAAAAGAGTATTGCAAAGCAATTGTCACAAGGAGCGGAAGAGAGGTGAACAATGAAGCTAATGAGGAAGTAATAGTGGAGGATGatggatttgttgttgttgaagatgaGGAGGATGGGATAGTggtggaaaaagaaaaagaaaaagaagaggagGAA CAACTTCAAATAAATATTCCATTTGTCGAAGCATTAGAACACATGCCAAAATATGCAAAATTCTTGAAGGACATCCTCACCAAAAAGAAGCGATATCCGGATAACGAAACCATCATGCTTGATGTTCAATGTAGTGCTATCATTCAAAGAACCCTTCCAAGAAAAGAAACCGATCCGGGACGAGTCATCCTACCGGTCACCATTGGAGGTACTTATATTGGCAATGGTCTAATTGATTTGGGTTCTAGCATTAATCTCATTCCTTTGTCTATCATAAAGAGATTGGGGAATATTGAGATGAAGTCTACCCGGATGACACTACAActagccgataagtctacaacCTCACCCTATGGAGTTGCTCAAGACATATTGGTAAAAGTTGACAAATTcttgtttccggtagattttgtggtgGTGGATATGGAAGAAGATAGAGATGTTCCGTTGATTCTTGAAAGGCCATTtatgaaaacagcccggatgatgatagacattgatgatggacTCATGAAAGTGAGAGTGCAAGATGAGGAGGTCACTTTTAATCTCTTCGAAGCGATGAAGCACCCCAAAGAAAAACACGATGTTTTCCGTATGGATGTCATTGAAGAGGAAGTCGTGGGAGTTGCCAATCATGTTCATATCTCTAGTCCATTAGAGAAATGTCTCATAGGTGATTACCACAATTCTTTCAAAGATGAAGAAGAGGAAATTGAGGCTATTTTGGGAAGATTGGAGTCTTGTGGAGAAATTGATCAAAAGGAGGAAAAGATAGAGGAATTAGATGCGGAAAAGAAAGTGGAAGAAACCAAAGTTGAATTAAAGTTGCTGCccactcatttgaagtatgtgtTCCTTGGCGAAAATTTCACCAAACCGGTGATAATTAGTAGTGCTCTATCACCAAAGGAGGAAAATAGGTTAATTGAGGTGTTGAAGAGAAATGAGGGAGCTTTAGGTTGGGTGCTGTCCGACTTGAAGGGGATTAGCCCAGCTTATTGTATGCATAACATCATGATGGAAGACGATTTCAAGCCCGTAGCATAA
- the LOC131605017 gene encoding uncharacterized protein LOC131605017, translating to MIEVSQVDIVGTTNQVPGISGTVSSPIQKVPSEHTVVLPNASVSVGVVQQVGPPLLGQECDLGSISAGPVCMSKGIGSGLKEVFNEAQLSSLQAHLSPLHITQPQHKYGDFHQGNSRFWYDQGTGGASKIWNKAADMGIRGGGDEATIIEVIRHAESREAAFYYQKEGSKLGNQDAIDEQFFGSELLGNGEVMWSAKNSIGMSGGMLLLWNPAIIEAQVSFEGDGFVGIQALWRGTCIYFVNIYSACTIHSKRKLWSDLVNLKSSFPSGYWCVGGDFNAIKRSSERKGNRARFIHSEMQEFDKFICDMDLVDPPAFGNKFTCFSCARDSMSRLDRFILSEGLIDLWGIKGQFVENRSIMDHCPIAIRASVLNWGPKSFKFFTAWTKHPSFLPLVKEVWSSSVIQGRKIFCFKEKLKILKARLRVWNAEVFGMQDFQIDLAFKELSDSDLLAAAVLDDVTVSNFQENRKEVYTRVWDRLLERESFIRQKSRCRWLKEGDRNSKFFHSFMKLRFRRNAIIGFKQGAEMVEDVVGVKSVAVEHFKDRFQEKLINRPVLDGVTFNELLPMEAASLEEPFTMQDIKEVVEGFASFAEYVGG from the exons ATGATTGAGGTATCGCAGGTTGACATTGTAGGTACTACTAATCAGGTGCCAGGCATTTCGGGCACTGTGTCAAGCCCTATTCAGAAAGTTCCATCTGAGCATACCGTAGTTTTACCCAATGCATCTGTTTCAGTTGGTGTGGTTCAACAGGTGGGCCCACCTCTTTTGGGCCAAGAGTGTGATCTTGGATCTATTTCAGCAGGCCCAGTTTGTATGTCTAAGGGTATTGGATCTGGGCTTAAAGAGGTTTTTAATGAAGCCCAATTATCCTCTTTGCAAGCACATTTATCTCCTCTGCATATCACTCAGCCTCAGCATAAAT ATGGGGATTTTCATCAAGGGAATTCCAGATTTTGGTATGATCAAGGCACAGGTGGGGCATCTAAGATATGGAATAAAGCGGCAGACATGGGTATACGAGGTGGTGGCGATGAAGCGACTATTATTGAAGTAATCCGTCATGCGGAATCTAGGGAGGCTGCATTTTATTATCAGAAGGAAGGATCTAAATTGG GAAACCAAGATGCAATAGATGAACAATTCTTTGGCTCAGAGTTACTGGGCAATGGTGAGGTTATGTGGAGTGCAAAGAACTCTATAGGGATGTCAGGTGGTATGCTGCTATTGTGGAATCCCGCAATTATTGAGGCTCAGGTTAGTTTTGAAGGGGATGGTTTTGTGGGGATTCAGGCGTTGTGGAGAGGCACTTGTATTTATTTTGTCAACATTTATTCAGCGTGTACGATACATAGTAAAAGGAAGTTATGGTCTGATTTGGTAAATCTTAAATCTTCTTTCCCTTCGGGCTACTGGTGCGTTGGAGGTGATTTCAACGCCATAAAGAGGTCTTCGGAAAGGAAAGGGAACAGGGCtcgttttattcactcagaaatGCAGGAATTTGATAAATTCATCTGCGACATGGATTTGGTGGATCCACCAGCGTTTGGGAATAAGTTCACGTGTTTCAGTTGTGCGAGAGACTCTATGAGCAGGTTAGACCGTTTCATACTATCTGAAGGGCTGATTGATTTGTGGGGAATTAAGGGACAATTTGTTGAGAATCGTAGTATTATGGACCACTGTCCTATTGCTATCAGGGCAAGTGTTCTTAATTGGGGTCCGAAGTCGTTTAAATTCTTTACGGCTTGGACTAAACATCCGAGTTTTCTACCATTGGTTAAAGAAGTGTGGTCTTCTTCGGTTATTCAAGGTCGTAAAATTTTCTGTtttaaagaaaaactcaaaatccTAAAGGCAAGGCTGAGAGTGTGGAATGCTGAAGTGTTTGGGATGCaggattttcaaattgatttggcATTTAaggagctatctgattctgatttGTTGGCTGCAGCAGTCCTGGATGATGTTACCGTTTCTAATTTTCAGGAGAATCGTAAGGAGGTGTATACTCGGGTTTGGGATAGGCTGCTAGAGAGGGAATCCTTCATTAGACAGAAATCTCGGTGTCGTTGGCTAAAGGAAGGAGATCGGAACTCAAAATTCTTTCATTCATTCATGAAATTAAGGTTTCGTCGTAATGCGATTATTGGTTTTAAACAAGGAGCCGAAATGGTTGAGGATGTGGTGGGGGTAAAGAGCGTGGCGGTGGAGCATTTTAAAGATCGTTTTCAGGAAAAACTCATAAACAGGCCCGTTCTTGACGGGGTGACCTTCAATGAACTCTTGCCTATGGAAGCTGCAAGCTTAGAGGAGCCTTTTACGATGCAGGATATCAAGGAAGTGGTGGAGGGATTTGCGTCTTTTGCTGAATACGTGGGGGGCTGA
- the LOC131601856 gene encoding nucleobase-ascorbate transporter 12-like: protein MSNSDSDLRHGSWPPPADAKPIPPSSWAKKTGFKPKFSGETNASDSGQIINILPHKARQSEPQPQPELDLEAGRVRPPVNGVAQSNNVSIPVSVPVVKEQTVKKRRDSDGVPSTNGQANPAPVTEQPPQVRRVSRHEEMVDGLVVDDEGLASRHPHMKYELRDSPGLVPISVYGIQHYVSMLGSLILIPLVIVPAMGGSHEETSKVVSTVLFVSGLTTLLHINFGSRLPLIQGPSFVYLAPALAIINSPELQALNGNKFQHIMRELQGAIIIGSAFQAFLGYTGLMSLLIRLINPVVVSPTIAAVGLSFFSYGFPLVGTCLEIGAVQILVVIVFSLYLRKISVLGHRIFLIYAIPLGLAITWAYAFLLTESGFYSYQGCDVNIPASNMLSEHCRKHFSRMKHCRVDTSQALKSSPWFRFPYPLQWGTPVFHWNMALVMCVVSLITSVDSVGSYHASSLLVASRPPTPGVLSRGICLEGLSSVLAGLWGTGTGSTTLTENVHTIAVTKMGSRMAVQLGACFLILLSVIGKVGGFIASIPEVMVAGLLCFMWAMLAAWGLSNLRYSEAGSSRNIIIVGLSLFFSLSVPAYFQQYGISPNSNVSVPSYFQPYIVASHGPFHLKYGGLNYVLNTLCSLHMVIAFLVAVILDNTVPGSQQERGVYVWSEPEVARREPAVAKDYELPWRVGRIFRWVKWVGL from the exons ATGTCCAACTCCGATTCCGATCTCCGTCACGGTTCTTGGCCACCGCCGGCTGATGCTAAACCAATTCCGCCTTCTTCTTGGGCAAAGAAAACTGGTTTTAAGCCTAAATTCTCTGGCGAGACTAATGCTAGTGATTCCGGTCAGATAATAAACATTCTCCCTCATAAGGCTAGACAATCTGAACCACAACCGCAACCGGAACTGGATCTTGAAGCCGGTCGTGTTCGTCCACCGGTAAACGGTGTAGCACAGAGCAACAATGTTAGTATTCCGGTATCAGTTCCGGTTGTTAAAGAACAAACGGTGAAGAAACGGAGGGATTCTGATGGTGTTCCGAGTACTAACGGTCAGGCGAATCCTGCGCCGGTAACAGAGCAGCCTCCGCAGGTGCGGAGAGTGTCGAGGCATGAAGAAATGGTTGATGGTTTGGTTGTGGATGATGAAGGATTAGCGTCTAGGCATCCTCATATGAAGTATGAGCTTAGAGATTCTCCTGGTTTAG TTCCTATTAGCGTGTATGGTATCCAGCATTATGTTTCGATGTTAGGTTCATTGATTCTCATTCCACTTGTCATTGTTCCTGCAATGGGAGGTTCTCAT GAGGAAACTTCTAAGGTGGTATCAACCGTGCTCTTTGTTTCGGGGTTGACTACTCTGTTGCATATTAATTTTGGGTCTAGGTTGCCCTTGATACAAGGCCCTTCTTTTGTTTACTTGGCACCGGCTCTGGCGATAATAAACTCCCCAGAGTTGCAAGCATTAAACGGAAAC AAATTCCAGCATATAATGAGGGAGCTTCAGGGGGCTATAATTATTGGATCTGCTTTTCAAGCTTTTCTCGGATATACTGGACTTATGTCACTCTTAATAAG GTTGATCAATCCTGTAGTTGTATCCCCAACTATTGCTGCAGTTGGACTTTCATTTTTCAGTTATGGATTCCCATTAGTTGGTACATGTCTTGAGATCGGGGCAGTACAGATATTAGTGGTTATTGTTTTTTCTCTT TATCTTCGTAAGATATCTGTTCTTGGACATCGCATATTTCTAATCTATGCA ATTCCTCTTGGTCTAGCAATTACATGGGCATATGCTTTCTTGCTTACTGAATCAGGATTTTACAGCTACCAAGGGTGTGATGTAAATATACCCGCATCAAATATGCTTTCAGAGCATTGCAGAAAGCATTTTTCTAGGATGAAGCATTGTCGGGTTGATACTTCTCAGGCTTTGAAATCCTCTCCATGGTTTAGATTTCCCTATCCATTACAATGGGGTACTCCTGTCTTTCACTGGAACATGGCTCTTGTAATGTGTGTGGTTTCTTTAATCACATCCGTGGATTCG GTTGGCTCATACCATGCATCTTCTCTATTGGTAGCATCGAGACCTCCAACTCCTGGAGTTCTTAGTCGAGGAATTTGTTTGGAAGGTCTCTCTAGTGTCTTGGCTGGTCTCTGGGGAACTGGAACTGGGTCTACAACTTTAACTGAAAATGTTCATACAATTGCTGTGACTAAAATGGGAAGCCGTATGGCTGTTCAACTGGGTGCATGCTTTCTGATATTGTTGTCTGTCATTG GTAAGGTTGGAGGGTTCATTGCTTCAATTCCTGAAGTTATGGTTGCTGGTCTGCTCTGCTTTATGTGGGCAATGCTCGCAGCTTGGGGCTTGTCAAATCTACGCTATAGTGAGGCTGGAAGCTCTCGTAATATCATCATAGTTGGGTTATCATTGTTTTTCTCTCTTTCCGTACCGGCCTACTTTCAGCAATACGGCATATCTCCGAATTCCAACGTGTCTGTGCCAAGTTATTTTCAGCCCTACATTGTTGCTTCCCACGGGCCTTTCCACCTCAAATATGGAGGG TTGAACTATGTCCTGAATACTCTTTGTTCACTACACATGGTGATTGCATTTCTTGTTGCTGTTATCCTGGATAATACTGTACCTGGCAGTCAGCAGGAGCGAGGGGTATATGTTTGGTCCGAACCAGAGGTGGCCAGAAGGGAGCCTGCTGTCGCCAAAGATTATGAGTTGCCCTGGAGAGTTGGTCGGATTTTCAGGTGGGTGAAGTGGGTTGGCCTGTGA